A DNA window from Stutzerimonas stutzeri contains the following coding sequences:
- a CDS encoding CoA pyrophosphatase, with protein sequence MLDTILHRVRAYSPHLLEPEDRLPEAAVLMPITRNESPELVLTLRAAGLSTHGGEVAFPGGRRDPEDRDLLHTALREAEEEVGLAPGMVEVVGPLSSLVSVHGIHVTPYVGLVPDYVEYRANDAEIASVFSVPLEFFCEDPREVTHRIDYQGQSWYIPSYRYGEYQIWGLTAIMVVELVNVIYDAGIEMRRAPATFIDLSGRSKP encoded by the coding sequence ATGCTGGACACAATACTCCACCGGGTGCGCGCGTATTCCCCGCACCTCCTGGAGCCGGAAGACCGTCTGCCCGAGGCGGCGGTGCTGATGCCGATTACCCGCAATGAGTCGCCGGAGCTGGTGCTGACGCTTCGCGCCGCTGGTCTGTCCACCCATGGTGGAGAGGTGGCATTCCCAGGCGGTCGCCGCGATCCAGAAGACCGCGACCTGCTGCACACGGCGCTACGTGAGGCCGAGGAGGAGGTCGGGCTGGCGCCTGGCATGGTCGAGGTCGTCGGCCCGCTCAGCAGCCTGGTATCGGTGCATGGCATCCATGTCACGCCCTATGTTGGGCTGGTTCCGGACTATGTCGAGTACCGCGCCAACGATGCCGAAATCGCCTCGGTCTTCTCGGTGCCGCTGGAGTTCTTCTGTGAGGACCCGCGTGAAGTCACACACCGCATCGATTACCAAGGGCAGAGCTGGTATATCCCGTCCTACCGGTATGGCGAATATCAGATATGGGGCCTGACGGCGATCATGGTCGTCGAGCTGGTCAACGTCATATACGACGCCGGTATTGAAATGCGCCGAGCGCCGGCCACATTCATCGATCTGTCCGGGCGCAGTAAGCCCTGA